One Gemmatimonadaceae bacterium DNA window includes the following coding sequences:
- a CDS encoding ethanolamine utilization protein EutN: MFIARVVGEVVATHRHGELAGRKLLLIRRLTTVGDEEGAEIVALDVVGVGVGERVLVVQEGGAARSLSKSARIPAQAVVVGVVDRVDLEDGEVPEEGR, encoded by the coding sequence ATGTTCATCGCGCGCGTCGTGGGTGAGGTGGTGGCCACGCACCGGCATGGCGAGCTGGCCGGGCGAAAGCTCCTGCTCATCCGTCGCCTGACGACGGTGGGGGACGAGGAGGGGGCGGAGATTGTGGCGCTGGACGTTGTTGGCGTCGGGGTTGGGGAGCGCGTCCTTGTGGTGCAGGAAGGGGGGGCGGCGCGGTCGCTGTCGAAGAGCGCGCGCATCCCGGCGCAGGCGGTGGTGGTGGGGGTGGTGGATCGCGTGGACCTGGAAGACGGCGAAGTCCCGGAGGAGGGACGGTGA
- a CDS encoding DUF47 domain-containing protein: MAFRLIPRDEGFFDLFNALSTKLISSASLLRDMFTQPERLDEIAAQIKEVEHEADHITHEVSTRLDKSFITPLDREDIHNLTQELDNVVDLIDGTARRAQMFHLNETREPAKKLCEILTQSVRQLEKAVNAIRDPRAVAIATREVKRLEAEGDTVYHNAMGQLFSGRPDPLDVMKWKEIYDTIEETLDRCQTVAIVLESISLKNS, from the coding sequence GTGGCTTTTCGCCTCATTCCGCGCGACGAAGGCTTCTTCGACCTCTTCAACGCGCTGTCGACCAAGCTCATCTCCTCGGCCTCGCTCCTGCGCGACATGTTCACCCAGCCCGAGCGGCTGGACGAGATCGCGGCCCAGATCAAGGAAGTGGAACACGAAGCCGATCACATCACGCACGAAGTCAGCACGCGCCTCGACAAGAGCTTCATCACGCCGCTCGATCGCGAGGACATCCACAACCTCACGCAGGAGCTGGACAACGTCGTCGACCTGATCGACGGGACGGCGCGCCGCGCGCAGATGTTCCACCTGAACGAAACGCGCGAGCCGGCCAAGAAGCTGTGCGAGATCCTCACGCAGTCGGTCCGTCAGCTGGAAAAGGCGGTGAACGCGATTCGCGACCCGCGCGCGGTCGCCATCGCCACGCGCGAGGTGAAGCGCCTGGAGGCCGAGGGCGACACCGTGTACCACAACGCGATGGGGCAGCTCTTCTCCGGGCGTCCCGACCCGCTCGACGTGATGAAGTGGAAGGAGATCTATGACACGATCGAGGAGACGCTGGACCGCTGCCAGACGGTGGCCATCGTCCTCGAGAGCATCTCCCTCAAGAACTCGTAA
- the ppk1 gene encoding polyphosphate kinase 1 yields MIEHAVAPSLYINRELSWLAFNARVLHEALDERTPLLERLKFLSIFSTNLDEFYQVRVAGLRRQVAAGVQQVPADGMSPAAQLEAIDRRVRELVGDALQCLHARLIPALESHGIMLVGMEALAPDESAAMNAFFEHEVFPVLTPLAVDPGHPFPYISNLSISLAVELRDPSRGGEHFARVKVPRSLPRWIPVGGGHRFVPLERLIAAHLDTLFPGMEILGCHTFKLTRYSDLDVPAADEPEDLLATIEEQVFQRRFGEVVRVEVQQGTPPHIRQLLLDELREVTEPDVLPLTSRDVHETGTLLELGDLMALALLDVPALRDAPFAPLTPPELRDTTRSIFDAIRERDILVHHPFESFATSVERFFEAAAEDEHVLTIKTTLYRTSGDSAIVRQLTNAAQRGKQVAVLVELQARGDESNNITWARTLEDFGVHVAYGLSGLKTHAKIALVVRRDPDGIRRYVHIGTGNYNSKTARLYTDIGLFTCQPEIGADCTDVFNLLTGFSRQREYRKVLVAPANMKARFIELIRREAEHARAGRMAKIVAKMNAVVSPDVIAALYEASQAGVDIDLIVRGICCLRPGLPEVSERIRVRSIIGRFLEHSRLFYFANGAEEEFYIGSADWMPRNLERRVEVIVPVEDAALRHRMYSLLETCLADNRQAWVLAADGTYTQVSPGDDAELATHRKLLRDPWGLERADSRYTTAEVRAVTALAAAAPAAANGDAPAAPPTSRGKGKRTKLR; encoded by the coding sequence ATGATCGAACACGCCGTCGCGCCCTCGCTCTACATCAACCGCGAACTGTCGTGGCTGGCGTTCAATGCGCGCGTCCTGCACGAGGCGCTGGACGAGCGCACGCCGCTTCTGGAGCGGCTCAAGTTCCTCTCGATCTTCAGCACCAACCTGGACGAGTTCTACCAGGTGCGCGTGGCCGGGTTGCGGCGCCAGGTGGCGGCGGGGGTGCAGCAGGTGCCGGCCGACGGGATGTCGCCAGCGGCACAGCTCGAGGCGATCGACCGTCGCGTGCGCGAACTGGTGGGCGACGCGCTGCAGTGCCTGCATGCGCGGCTGATCCCGGCGCTGGAGTCGCACGGCATCATGCTCGTCGGGATGGAGGCGCTTGCGCCTGACGAGTCGGCGGCGATGAACGCCTTCTTCGAGCACGAGGTCTTTCCCGTCCTCACGCCGCTCGCCGTCGACCCCGGTCATCCGTTCCCGTACATCTCGAACCTTTCCATCTCGCTGGCGGTGGAGCTGCGCGACCCGTCGCGCGGCGGGGAGCACTTTGCGCGTGTAAAGGTGCCGCGCTCGCTGCCGCGCTGGATCCCGGTGGGGGGCGGGCACCGCTTCGTTCCGCTGGAGCGGCTGATTGCCGCGCACCTCGACACGCTCTTTCCCGGGATGGAGATCCTGGGGTGCCACACCTTCAAGCTCACGCGCTACTCGGACCTCGACGTCCCCGCGGCCGACGAGCCGGAAGATCTCCTGGCCACCATCGAGGAGCAGGTCTTCCAGCGGCGCTTTGGCGAGGTGGTGCGCGTGGAGGTGCAGCAGGGGACGCCGCCGCACATCCGCCAGCTGCTCCTGGACGAGTTGCGCGAGGTGACGGAGCCCGACGTCCTCCCGCTCACGTCGCGCGACGTGCACGAGACGGGGACGCTCCTCGAACTCGGCGACCTGATGGCGCTGGCGCTGCTCGACGTGCCGGCGCTGCGCGACGCTCCGTTCGCGCCGCTCACGCCGCCGGAACTGCGCGACACGACGCGCTCGATCTTCGACGCCATCCGCGAGCGCGACATCCTGGTCCACCATCCGTTCGAGTCGTTCGCGACGTCGGTGGAGCGCTTCTTCGAGGCGGCGGCCGAGGACGAGCACGTGCTGACGATCAAGACGACGCTGTATCGCACGTCGGGCGACAGCGCGATCGTGCGGCAGTTGACCAACGCGGCGCAGCGAGGGAAGCAGGTGGCGGTGCTGGTGGAGCTGCAGGCGCGCGGTGACGAATCGAACAACATCACCTGGGCGCGCACGCTGGAGGACTTCGGCGTGCACGTGGCCTACGGGCTGTCGGGGCTCAAGACGCACGCCAAGATCGCCCTCGTGGTGCGCCGCGACCCCGACGGCATTCGCCGCTATGTGCACATCGGGACGGGGAACTACAACTCCAAAACAGCCCGCCTGTACACCGACATCGGGTTGTTCACCTGCCAGCCCGAGATAGGCGCCGACTGCACCGACGTCTTCAACCTCCTCACCGGCTTCTCGCGGCAGCGCGAGTACCGCAAGGTGCTGGTTGCCCCGGCCAACATGAAGGCGCGCTTCATCGAGCTGATCCGCCGCGAGGCCGAGCACGCGCGCGCCGGTCGCATGGCAAAGATCGTCGCCAAGATGAACGCGGTTGTCTCGCCCGACGTGATTGCCGCGCTGTACGAGGCGTCGCAAGCCGGGGTGGACATCGACCTCATCGTGCGCGGGATCTGCTGCCTGCGCCCCGGGCTCCCCGAGGTGTCGGAGCGCATTCGCGTGCGCTCGATCATTGGGCGCTTCCTGGAGCATTCGCGCCTTTTCTACTTCGCCAACGGCGCCGAGGAGGAGTTCTACATCGGTTCGGCCGACTGGATGCCGCGCAACCTGGAGCGGCGCGTGGAGGTCATTGTCCCGGTCGAGGACGCGGCGCTGCGGCACCGGATGTACTCGCTGCTCGAGACGTGCCTGGCCGACAATCGCCAGGCGTGGGTCCTTGCGGCTGACGGCACCTACACGCAGGTGTCACCGGGCGATGACGCCGAGCTGGCCACGCATCGCAAGCTACTGCGCGACCCCTGGGGGCTGGAGCGCGCCGATTCGCGCTACACCACGGCGGAGGTGCGCGCGGTGACGGCGCTGGCGGCGGCCGCGCCGGCAGCCGCAAACGGCGATGCGCCGGCCGCGCCGCCAACGTCGCGCGGCAAGGGGAAGCGCACCAAGCTGCGTTAG
- the dnaK gene encoding molecular chaperone DnaK encodes MADKVIGIDLGTTNSVVAVMEGGDPVVIPNSEGGRTTPSVVGFTKDGERLVGQIAKRQAVTNPKNTVFSIKRFMGRKSSEVTEESKRVPYAIVSGANDQVSVEVGGKRFSPPEISAMILQKMKQTAEDYLGHSVSKAVVTVPAYFNDSQRQATKDAGRIAGLEVLRIINEPTAAALAYGLDKKKDEKVAVFDLGGGTYDISVLELYDVDGTRQFEVKSTNGDTHLGGDDFDQRVIDWLVGEFKRDQAIDLSKDPMALQRLKEAAEKAKCELSSTMSTDINLPFITADQSGPKHLNYSLTRAKFEQLVDDLIQRTLEPMKKALADAGLKPSEIDEVLLVGGSTRIPKIQAAVKEFFGKEPNKGVNPDEVVAIGAAVQGAVLTGEQKDVLLLDVTPLSLGIETLGGVMTVLIPRNTTIPTRKTDVFSTADDNQTTVEIHVLQGERELAIHNKTVGKFQLTGIPPAPRGMPQVEVGFDIDANGILHVSAKDKATGKEQKIRIESSSGLSKDEIDRMVRDAEKNSADDKKRREEIDTRNRLDSLAYEVEKNSKEWSERLAPEMKSRLEGAVERARKAHRGDDMAEIKSAFDELSTAYQEAGRSLYAQQQAAGEQPPAGEPAADGAGAQQPKADDVVEADYEIVDEPKKS; translated from the coding sequence ATGGCAGACAAGGTTATCGGCATCGACCTGGGGACCACCAACTCGGTCGTCGCGGTCATGGAAGGGGGCGACCCGGTCGTGATCCCCAACTCCGAAGGCGGGCGCACCACGCCGTCCGTCGTCGGCTTCACCAAGGACGGGGAGCGCCTGGTCGGGCAGATCGCCAAGCGTCAGGCCGTCACCAACCCCAAGAACACCGTCTTCTCGATCAAGCGCTTCATGGGGCGCAAGAGCTCCGAGGTCACCGAGGAGTCCAAGCGCGTCCCCTACGCCATCGTCTCGGGCGCCAACGACCAGGTCTCGGTCGAAGTGGGTGGAAAGCGCTTCTCTCCCCCCGAGATCTCGGCGATGATCCTGCAGAAGATGAAGCAGACCGCCGAGGACTACCTCGGACACTCGGTATCCAAGGCGGTCGTCACCGTCCCCGCCTACTTCAACGATTCGCAGCGCCAGGCCACCAAGGACGCCGGGCGCATTGCCGGCCTCGAGGTGCTCCGCATCATCAACGAGCCCACCGCGGCCGCGCTAGCCTACGGCCTGGACAAGAAGAAGGACGAGAAGGTCGCCGTCTTCGACCTGGGCGGCGGGACGTACGACATCTCCGTCCTCGAGCTCTATGACGTCGACGGCACGCGTCAGTTCGAGGTCAAGTCGACCAACGGCGACACCCACCTCGGCGGCGACGACTTCGACCAGCGCGTCATCGACTGGCTGGTCGGCGAGTTCAAGCGCGACCAGGCCATCGACCTTTCCAAGGACCCGATGGCGCTCCAGCGCCTCAAGGAAGCGGCCGAGAAGGCAAAGTGCGAGCTGTCGTCGACCATGTCGACCGACATCAACCTCCCCTTCATCACCGCCGACCAGTCGGGGCCAAAGCACCTCAACTACTCGCTCACCCGCGCCAAGTTCGAGCAGCTGGTGGATGACCTCATCCAGCGCACCCTCGAGCCAATGAAGAAGGCGCTGGCCGATGCCGGGCTCAAGCCGTCGGAGATCGACGAGGTCCTCCTCGTCGGTGGCTCCACGCGCATCCCGAAGATCCAGGCCGCGGTGAAGGAGTTCTTCGGCAAGGAGCCCAACAAGGGCGTCAACCCCGACGAGGTCGTCGCCATCGGCGCCGCCGTCCAGGGCGCCGTCCTCACCGGCGAGCAGAAGGATGTCCTCCTCCTCGACGTCACCCCGCTCTCGCTCGGCATCGAGACTTTAGGCGGCGTGATGACCGTGCTCATCCCGCGCAACACCACCATCCCCACGCGCAAGACCGACGTCTTCTCCACCGCCGACGACAACCAGACCACGGTCGAGATCCACGTCCTGCAGGGCGAGCGCGAACTGGCCATCCACAACAAGACCGTCGGCAAGTTCCAGCTGACGGGGATCCCGCCCGCACCGCGCGGCATGCCGCAGGTCGAGGTCGGCTTCGACATCGACGCCAACGGCATCCTGCATGTGTCGGCCAAGGACAAGGCCACCGGGAAGGAGCAGAAGATCCGCATCGAGTCGTCGAGCGGTCTGTCGAAGGACGAGATCGACCGCATGGTGCGCGACGCGGAGAAGAACTCGGCCGACGACAAGAAGCGCCGCGAGGAGATCGACACGCGCAACCGCCTCGATTCGCTGGCCTACGAGGTGGAGAAGAACTCGAAGGAGTGGTCCGAGCGCCTGGCCCCCGAGATGAAGTCGCGTCTCGAGGGCGCCGTGGAGCGCGCCCGCAAGGCGCACCGCGGCGACGACATGGCGGAGATCAAGTCCGCCTTCGACGAGCTGTCCACCGCGTACCAGGAAGCCGGCCGCTCGCTCTACGCGCAGCAGCAGGCCGCCGGTGAGCAGCCGCCTGCCGGTGAACCGGCCGCCGACGGCGCCGGCGCCCAGCAGCCCAAGGCCGACGACGTGGTGGAGGCCGACTACGAGATCGTCGACGAACCCAAGAAGTCGTAG
- the deoC gene encoding deoxyribose-phosphate aldolase, with translation MADFIDHTLLKAEATASEIDKLCDEAKEHRFAAVCVNPVWVRRCAQRLRGTPVQVATVIGFPLGANTSEIKRREAALAVEHGATELDMVIALGHLKSGDWAHVADDIAAVVEGAQGRLVKVIIESAALSPVEIIKVCAIAKEMRAQYVKTSTGFHAAGGASAEAVALMRLVVGDAMGVKASGGVRDCEAALKMIANGATRIGTSSGVSMAKCLGQGPLPLNDLLSLASQHSTGCATCATGSHAAGPY, from the coding sequence ATGGCCGACTTCATCGATCATACGCTGCTCAAGGCCGAGGCGACCGCCAGCGAGATCGACAAGCTGTGCGACGAGGCCAAGGAGCACCGCTTCGCCGCGGTCTGCGTGAACCCGGTCTGGGTGCGCCGCTGCGCCCAGCGGTTGCGCGGCACCCCGGTGCAGGTGGCGACGGTGATCGGCTTCCCGTTAGGCGCCAACACCTCCGAGATCAAGCGACGCGAGGCGGCGCTGGCCGTGGAGCACGGTGCGACGGAGCTCGACATGGTGATCGCGCTGGGGCACCTCAAGAGCGGCGACTGGGCTCACGTGGCCGACGACATCGCCGCCGTGGTCGAGGGGGCGCAGGGGCGCCTGGTGAAGGTGATCATCGAATCGGCGGCGCTGTCGCCGGTGGAGATCATCAAGGTGTGCGCGATCGCCAAGGAGATGCGCGCGCAGTACGTGAAGACGTCGACCGGCTTCCACGCCGCCGGCGGTGCGAGCGCCGAGGCGGTGGCGCTGATGCGCCTCGTGGTGGGGGACGCGATGGGGGTCAAGGCGTCGGGTGGCGTGCGCGACTGCGAGGCGGCGCTCAAGATGATCGCCAACGGCGCCACCCGCATCGGGACGTCGAGCGGGGTCTCGATGGCCAAGTGCCTGGGGCAGGGGCCGCTCCCCCTCAACGACCTCCTGTCGCTGGCGTCGCAGCACTCCACGGGGTGTGCGACCTGCGCCACCGGGTCGCACGCAGCGGGACCGTACTGA
- a CDS encoding rhomboid family intramembrane serine protease → MIPLSDDNPTLDTPYMTYLLLAVTVGVWVLVQGGGMDATRLAATVCDLGMVPGEVTRMAPLGEAVPIGPGMACSVDAQPINVLTPLISMFLHGSWMHLLGNCLFFWVFGNNVEDSMGHVRFLAFYLLCGLAAAGAHVALDPTSPVPTVGASGAISGIMGAYLVLYPHVRVKMLIPIIIYPLIVHIRAWIVLLWWFGLQVLSGLPQLMSLRREVSGGVAVWAHVGGFVAGVVLIRFFQDREFVRRRRAVSDARRVFD, encoded by the coding sequence ATGATCCCGCTCAGCGACGACAACCCGACGCTCGACACGCCGTACATGACGTACCTCCTCCTGGCCGTCACGGTGGGGGTGTGGGTCCTGGTGCAGGGGGGCGGGATGGACGCGACGCGCCTGGCGGCGACGGTCTGCGACCTGGGGATGGTGCCGGGTGAGGTGACACGGATGGCGCCGCTGGGCGAGGCGGTGCCGATCGGCCCGGGGATGGCATGCTCGGTGGACGCGCAGCCCATCAATGTGCTGACGCCGCTGATCTCGATGTTCCTGCACGGGAGCTGGATGCACCTGCTGGGGAACTGCCTCTTCTTCTGGGTCTTCGGGAACAACGTCGAGGACAGCATGGGGCATGTGCGCTTCCTCGCCTTCTATCTCTTGTGCGGGCTGGCGGCGGCGGGGGCGCACGTGGCGCTCGACCCTACCTCGCCCGTGCCGACAGTGGGGGCGTCGGGGGCCATTTCGGGGATCATGGGGGCGTACCTCGTCCTCTATCCGCACGTGCGGGTCAAGATGCTGATCCCGATCATCATCTACCCGCTCATCGTGCACATCCGGGCGTGGATCGTTTTGCTGTGGTGGTTCGGGCTGCAGGTGCTGAGCGGGCTTCCGCAGTTGATGTCGCTGCGGCGCGAGGTGTCGGGCGGCGTCGCGGTCTGGGCGCACGTGGGAGGCTTCGTGGCCGGCGTGGTGCTGATCCGCTTCTTCCAGGATCGCGAGTTCGTGCGGCGGCGGCGCGCGGTCTCCGATGCTCGGCGCGTCTTTGACTGA
- a CDS encoding Do family serine endopeptidase, translating into MMKSPISSRLKLAGAVAIAFACGLVFASGLDLTRFGYAQQSRNGILRPASNPAYAPPANVESLNASFVGISEQVTPAVVSIEAERSEPKRVQQRNPNQRRQAPPGLEDFFQQFDPRQEQPMQSSGSGFIVSPEGYILTNNHVVADFDRLTVKLTDNRIFKAHLVGRDSTTDVAVIKIDGATSLPVATLGSDDNARVGEWVLAIGNPLGLEHTVTAGIVSAKGRGSADINLFQSQYAISDFIQTDAAINPGNSGGPLVNIRGEVIGINSAIATRTGYYQGYGFAIPIGLARDVMDDLIKHGRIRRAVIGVSIRDVSAADAAAAKLTEVRGVQVGGYTTDDSPARRAGLQEGDIILKADGKVADRVGTLQRIIRSHEPGETVELEVNRYGQMKTFKVKLAEAPSEPQQVARAEGKGDDEPAASAGTTSSKLGITVEPVSAEFARQAKVPEERRGLRVMDVDPQGGARQLFVANGIDIIVEVIYPAPRKPVRTAAELQTAVAKVNAGEYVSLLVYNAQQQSTRVVSVKVGGE; encoded by the coding sequence ATGATGAAGTCACCGATTTCCTCTCGCCTGAAGCTCGCCGGCGCGGTCGCCATCGCCTTCGCCTGCGGGTTGGTCTTCGCGTCGGGGCTCGACCTCACGCGCTTTGGCTACGCCCAGCAGTCCCGCAACGGGATCCTGCGCCCGGCCAGCAACCCGGCCTACGCGCCCCCCGCCAACGTGGAGTCGCTCAACGCCTCGTTCGTCGGCATCTCGGAGCAGGTCACCCCGGCCGTCGTCTCCATCGAGGCCGAGCGCTCCGAGCCCAAGCGCGTGCAGCAGCGCAACCCCAACCAGCGCCGCCAGGCGCCCCCGGGGCTGGAGGACTTCTTCCAGCAGTTCGATCCCCGTCAGGAGCAACCCATGCAGTCCAGCGGCTCGGGTTTCATCGTGTCGCCGGAAGGGTACATCCTGACCAACAACCACGTCGTGGCCGACTTCGACCGGCTCACCGTCAAGCTCACCGACAACCGCATCTTCAAGGCGCACCTGGTGGGGCGCGACTCGACGACCGACGTGGCCGTGATCAAGATCGACGGCGCCACGAGCCTCCCCGTCGCCACGTTAGGCAGTGACGACAACGCCCGCGTGGGCGAGTGGGTCCTGGCCATCGGCAACCCGCTGGGCCTGGAGCACACCGTCACCGCCGGCATCGTCAGCGCCAAGGGGCGCGGCAGCGCCGACATCAACCTGTTCCAGAGCCAGTACGCCATCTCGGACTTCATCCAGACCGACGCGGCCATCAACCCCGGCAACTCCGGCGGCCCGCTGGTCAACATTCGCGGTGAGGTCATCGGCATCAACTCGGCCATCGCCACACGCACCGGCTACTACCAGGGGTACGGCTTCGCCATCCCCATCGGCCTGGCGCGCGACGTGATGGACGACCTCATCAAGCACGGACGCATTCGCCGCGCGGTGATTGGCGTGAGCATTCGCGACGTGAGCGCCGCCGATGCCGCGGCCGCCAAGCTCACCGAGGTGCGCGGCGTGCAGGTGGGCGGCTACACCACCGACGACTCCCCCGCCAGGCGCGCCGGGCTGCAGGAAGGCGACATCATCCTCAAGGCCGACGGCAAGGTCGCCGACCGCGTGGGGACGCTGCAGCGCATCATCCGTTCGCACGAGCCGGGTGAGACCGTCGAGCTCGAGGTGAACCGCTACGGGCAGATGAAGACGTTCAAGGTGAAGCTCGCCGAGGCCCCTAGCGAGCCGCAGCAGGTGGCGCGCGCCGAGGGCAAGGGCGATGACGAACCCGCCGCCTCGGCGGGGACTACCTCGAGCAAGCTGGGGATCACCGTGGAACCGGTGAGCGCCGAATTCGCCCGCCAGGCCAAGGTTCCCGAGGAGCGTCGCGGGCTTCGCGTGATGGACGTGGACCCGCAGGGCGGAGCGCGCCAGCTCTTTGTCGCCAACGGGATCGACATCATCGTCGAGGTCATCTACCCCGCCCCGCGCAAGCCCGTCCGCACCGCAGCCGAGCTGCAGACCGCTGTGGCCAAGGTCAACGCCGGCGAGTACGTGTCGCTCCTCGTGTACAACGCGCAACAGCAGAGCACGCGCGTGGTCTCGGTGAAGGTCGGGGGCGAGTAG
- a CDS encoding inorganic phosphate transporter: protein MVTYVLAIVLIAFVFDFINGFHDSANSIATIVGTRVLSPLTAVVWAAFFNFVAAFTVGTAVAKTIHKGMIDPAIVTPNIILSGLLGAIIWNLITWYWGLPSSSSHALLGGYAGAAVAKAGSGAIIVAGWTKTIIFIFLSPLIGMASGFLLMTAIYWTFRHVSPRRVDSIFRKVQLGSAALFSLSHGANDAQKTMGIIVGLLASVNMSLAGETGWAHFLYVPNSDHIPLWVEMGAYTAIASGTLFGGWRIVHTMGSRITKLRPVGGSAAETAGAFAILLATRFGIPVSTTHTITGAIMGVGATNRVSAVRWGIAGRIVWAWIMTIPAAAAISALCLVVLERLITV from the coding sequence GTGGTCACCTACGTACTCGCGATCGTGCTGATCGCGTTCGTGTTCGACTTCATCAACGGCTTCCACGATTCCGCCAACTCCATTGCCACGATCGTCGGGACGCGCGTCCTGAGCCCGCTGACGGCGGTGGTGTGGGCCGCCTTCTTCAACTTCGTGGCGGCGTTCACGGTGGGGACGGCGGTGGCGAAGACGATCCACAAGGGGATGATCGATCCGGCGATCGTGACGCCCAACATCATCCTCTCGGGGCTCCTGGGCGCGATCATCTGGAACCTGATCACCTGGTACTGGGGACTGCCGAGTTCCTCGTCGCACGCCTTGTTAGGCGGCTACGCAGGGGCAGCGGTGGCCAAGGCGGGGTCGGGGGCGATCATCGTGGCCGGGTGGACCAAGACGATCATCTTCATCTTCCTGTCGCCGCTCATCGGCATGGCGTCGGGCTTCCTCCTGATGACGGCGATCTACTGGACATTCCGCCACGTCTCGCCGCGCCGCGTGGACTCGATCTTCCGCAAGGTGCAGTTGGGGAGCGCGGCGCTGTTCTCGCTGTCGCACGGGGCCAACGATGCGCAGAAGACGATGGGGATCATCGTCGGGCTCCTGGCATCGGTGAACATGTCGCTGGCGGGGGAGACGGGGTGGGCGCACTTCCTCTACGTCCCCAACAGCGACCACATCCCGTTGTGGGTGGAGATGGGGGCCTACACGGCAATTGCCTCGGGGACGCTCTTTGGCGGGTGGCGCATCGTGCACACCATGGGGAGCCGCATCACCAAGCTGCGCCCGGTGGGGGGGAGCGCGGCCGAGACGGCCGGGGCCTTTGCGATCCTGCTGGCGACGCGCTTCGGGATCCCGGTGAGCACCACGCACACCATCACCGGGGCGATCATGGGGGTCGGGGCGACCAACCGCGTGAGCGCCGTCCGGTGGGGGATCGCCGGCCGCATCGTCTGGGCGTGGATCATGACGATCCCGGCCGCGGCGGCCATCTCGGCGCTGTGCCTCGTGGTGCTGGAGCGGCTGATCACGGTCTGA